In the genome of Daucus carota subsp. sativus chromosome 9, DH1 v3.0, whole genome shotgun sequence, the window TTTCGACTTGctcaaaacataaaaaaatgtaaagaaacacagataaatataaatatggttTCCTATGTCCATGCTCCATTTTTTCATATAATAGTTGAAGTAGTGAATGGCTGCTTtctccactctctctctctccaactCCTCCCACTTGTTCAATCCCTCTCTACCTCCAGTTACCTCccaacatatttttattatataatcataaaCTAAACAAATCAACTCACTTGTTTTTAATTACCACATACTTTATTTCTCCGTTTCCTGTTCTCTTTAATTTCTTTCAAATTGTTTAAGTATGTCTGGAAATTTGGACTTAGGAGGCTTTATGCATCAACTCCACAGGCCTGACCTTCACCTTCAAATCCCCCCTGATACCGAAGATGATAACAACCGTCGCCAGTTCTCGGGGAACAGCGACGATTCCCCGCATCATCAGGGGGGACTTGATCTGGCCAACTCGGACTCGGGCAACATGGTTGCCCGGCGTCCGAGAGGCAGGCCCGCGGGGTCAAAGAACAAGCCGAAACCTCCCGTGATTATTACTCGGGAGAGTGCGAATACTCTTAGGGCTCATATTCTTGAAGTGAGCAGCGGATGTGATGTTTTCGAAACGGTGGCGAATTATGCGAGGAAGAGGCAACGAGGGATTTGTATACTCAGTGGGAGCGGAACGGTGAATAATGTTAGTTTGAGGCAGCCTGCGGCGGCTGGATCGGTCTTGACGCTGCAAGGCCGATTCGAGATTTTGTCGTTATCGGGGTCGTTCTTGCCGCCCCCGGCTCCACCGGGGGCGACAAGTTTGACCATTTACTTAGCCGGTGGACAAGGCCAAGTTGTGGGAGGAAATGTTGTGGGTGCATTAATTGCATCGAGCCCGGTGATCGTCATCGCGGCTTCGTTCACGAACGTGGCTTACGAGAGGCTGCCTCTCGAGGAGGAAGAGCCGATACCGATGCAGCCTCAAGTGGGCCAATCGGGAGGTGGAGGCGGAGGCGGAGGTGGAAGTGGTCCTAATTTCGGTGATCAGCCTTTAGGGCTACCCTTTTTCAACCTCCCTCTAAATATGCCGAATGGCCAGCTTCCAATGGACGGCGGATGGAGCGGAAACAACCCGAACCGGTCTCCCTACTGATGGGTTATTTAAAAACTGAGGTCAGAGTTATCCATAGATCATTATCTCATCTTGTACAATTTCTATTATGATGGATCATGTTTAATTAACTTATTAGGTTTTATCATGTGAAAATTTGAGGATcttgttgtggttgttgttgtgATGTTGTTAACTGTTCTAGTACTCATGAGTAGtactttaaattattattattagaaatGTTTGAGGTTTATCTTTTGAGAACATTAGTTTTTGTAATCATTGCTTCTTCTTTGATCCAACTTGCACAACTAGATCTGGAGCTTGCTGCTGCTGGTATTATAATACTTAACTGCATATTATCGATGATAAAGTAAAGGCCATGTTTAAATTATTCTTATCTTTCATCTTTAGTTAGGGTTCAGCTCCCTTTCATATATTTAACAATTAAGGTAAAACTAATGAAGACCCTTTTGATAAAACTAGCTAATGACATACAATTAGGTACTCTTTTCCATATTCCTCCCTAAAGTAATATTACTTATTTAACTCCTTGAGAGTTACTAAGTGACTAATCAGTTATCTTTTGGTGACCAAACCTAAGAGTTTATTGTAATTGAACTGCATGCTCTAGTTAATTATGCAGTTTATTCTGTACTAAAAACAATGGACATAAAATAATAGCATCTAGGATTTTAAAATGTATGTTGATAAGCCTATTATGAAACTCATGTTCTTTGTAACTTGTAATGTGTCATTCAATTGGAAGTTGAGTTATCAGAAACTCAAGAAAAGAGTGTTGTTGATATTCCCCATCTGATTAGCTAACTTTGGTAACCTAATCATCTATAAACGTACAATGAATGTTAATCAACTAAATATTTCTTAATTACATTATCCTCTTCCTTGATGATTTTCAGTGAATTATCTATATGTTTGACATGTTTTACAAGCCATGATCTAAATGATCATTACATATGAACATGATATGGTTATTTAAGTATTACCACATGTCCATTAGAGTTTTAATATACTCCccccgtcccacaatacatgtctcttttggaaaaaaaatttgtcccacaatacatgtctacttttagtttccaatgcaaatatattgcaaatatttcaaaattacccttcttgaaagttgtataacaattaatggaggttgaataagagtctacattcatgcatttattaggggtagaggtgagaaaattttatctgatcaatgctttcttaatatgcgtaattttttcaaaagagacatgtattgtgggacggagggagtatatactcGTTTGGTTACAAGATCCGGAGATCATTCTCGTTTTAACAAATGCT includes:
- the LOC108201885 gene encoding AT-hook motif nuclear-localized protein 23 gives rise to the protein MSGNLDLGGFMHQLHRPDLHLQIPPDTEDDNNRRQFSGNSDDSPHHQGGLDLANSDSGNMVARRPRGRPAGSKNKPKPPVIITRESANTLRAHILEVSSGCDVFETVANYARKRQRGICILSGSGTVNNVSLRQPAAAGSVLTLQGRFEILSLSGSFLPPPAPPGATSLTIYLAGGQGQVVGGNVVGALIASSPVIVIAASFTNVAYERLPLEEEEPIPMQPQVGQSGGGGGGGGGSGPNFGDQPLGLPFFNLPLNMPNGQLPMDGGWSGNNPNRSPY